The Deinobacterium chartae DNA segment GCGAAAGACGTTGAGCGACTGGCGACGCACGTCTTCTGCCCCCATGTACACCACGCACTCGAGGCCGAACAGCGCGCAGGCGGTGGCGGTGGCCACCCCGTGCTGCCCCGCACCGGTCTCGGCGATGATGCGCTTTTTACCCATGCGGCGGGCGAGCAGGGCCTGCCCGATGCAGTTGTTGATCTTGTGGGCCCCGGTGTGGTTGAGGTCCTCGCGCTTGAAATAGATTTTGGCGCCGCCGAGCTGCTCGGTCAGGTTGCGGGCGAAATACAGGTTGCTGGGACGGCCCACAAACTCGCGCAGATAGTGCGCGTATTCCTCGAGAAAATCGGGGTCTTGCCTGGCACTGCGATAAGCGGCCTCGAGTTCCTCGAGGGCCGGAATCAGGGTTTCGGGAACGTAGCGTCCCCCGAACTCGCCGAAGCGTCCGCGCGCGTCCGGAAGCGCGAAGTCGGGTAGTAAGCTGTCGGTCATGCCCCGAGTGTACCTCCCCCGGAGTTACAACTTAGACCGATTGTCTAGGTTCGCGCGCCACAGCGGAATCAGCTCGTCGGCCCGCACCTCGGGCGGCACGGCCCAACCCAGGCTGCCCGCCAGCTCGGAGAGCAGCCGGGGGGCCGGGTAGCCCGAGGTGCGCAGCTCGGCCACGGCCGGAGCCCCTCCGCGCTTGGCCAGCCGCTGTCCTTGGTAATCGGTCATCAGCGGCACGTGCAAGTAGCGCGGTGTGGGGTAGCCCAGCGCGCGCTGCAGGGCGATCTGACGCGGAGTGCTCTGCAGCAGGTCACATCCGCGCAGCACCTCGGTCACACCGAAGCGCGCGTCGTCCACCACCACCGCCAGATGATAGGCGAACACCCCGTCCGCGCGGCACAACGGAAAGTCTCCTACCTCGAGGGTCAGGTCCTGGCAGTGTTCGCCCTCGAGCGCGTCGTGGAAACACACGACACCGGGCGGCGTGCGCCAGCGCACGGCGGCGGGCTGTTCGGGCGGCGGCGGACGGTGACGGCAGGTACCCGGGTACACCGCCTCGCGCCCGTGCGGGGCCGAGGCCGCCTCGAGCACCTGCCGGCGCGAGCAGTTGCAGCGGTAGGTCTCCAGGCGCTCGAGGGCCTGCGCGTACGGGGCCAGATCATCGCTCTGGCGCGAGAAGCCGTCCCAGGTCAGGCCCAGCCACTCGAGGTCGCGCAGGATGTCCTCCTCGGCACCGGGACGCACGCGGGTGGTGTCGAGGTCCTCGATGCGCAGCAGGTGCCGCGCCCCCAGGGCGCGCGAGTGCAGCCAGGCGAGCAGGGCGGTTCGGGCGTTGCCGAGGTGCATGCGCCCGGTCGGGCTGGGCGCGAAGCGGCCGGTAGGCATCATGCGCGGAGTGTACACCGGCAAGCGGGCCGGGCGGCCCGCTTGCCTTCCGGCCCCCGGCGCGGTGTAAGGTGGGTTCTGTTTGGTGCGCGCGAGCCTCGCCAAGATGGAGACGATCATGATCCAAGCTGTTTTATTCGACCGTGACGATACCCTGAGCCTCACCGACCAGGACGTGTACCGCCAGGCCGCCGAGTGGCTGGTGCAGCGCCACCCGAACCTCGACATCAAGACGGCGCTCAAGGCCATGCAGGTGCAGTGGGCCTCCACCGAGGGCCGCTGGCAGCTGCTGCGCACCCTCGAGGACGAAGCGGCCTTCTGGGACGAGTACTACGTCGAGCTGGCCGAGCGCCTGGGCCTCGAGCCGCACCACGGCGCCGCCGTGATCGAGGCCTGGCCGTACCACCGCTTCCTGGTGCCCGTGCCCGGTGCGCGCGAGGTGCTGACCGAACTGCGCGCGCGCGGCTACAAGGTGGGGGTGCTGTCCAACACGCTGCCCAACGTCGCCGTGACCCTCGAGGCGGTGGGGCTGGGCGACCTGGTGGACGTGGCCATCTCGAGCTGCACGCTGGGCGTGCACAAGCCGGACCCGCAGGCCTTCTTGCTGGCCGCCGGGCAGCTGGGCGTGACCCCCGAGGAAGTGCTGTTCGTGGACGACAAGCTGGAAAACGTCGAGGCGGCCCGCAGCGTGGGCATGCAGGCGATCTTGATCGATCACCACGGCGTGGGCCACCCCGAGGCGGCCCGCAGCCTGCACGAGGTGCTGGCGGCCCTGCCCGCCTGACCTTGCCGCCTGTCCGGAGGCCGTCTTGCGTCAGGCGGCCTCCGGACGCGTATAATCCGCGCATGCTGGTGGACGCACACCTCGACCTGGCGTGGAACGCGCGCCGGGGCCTTGACCCTACCCTTTCCCTGTCCGAGCTGCGCGCGCGCGCGAGCGGCGACATTCCCACCGTCACCTTCGAGGAACTGCGCAAGGCCGACGTCGGCGTGGTGTTCGCCACGCTGTTCGCCGAGCCGTCGGTAGACGGCGGCCCCGGCTACACCACGCCCCTCGAGGCCCGCCGCGAGGCCCTCGCCCAGCTCGAGGTGTACCAGCGCTGGCAGGACCAGGGGTACATCCGCCTGCTGGGACGCGCCGAAGACCTGACCGAACTCGAGGCGCTCCGCGCCCGCGAGGAGTTCCCGCCGCTGGGCGTGGTGCTGCTGATGGAAGGCGCAGACCCGCTGCGCGACCCGGACGACCTCGAGTTCTGGGTACGGCAGGGGCTGCGGTTGCTGGGCCCGGCCTGGGGCCGCACCCGCTACTCGGGCGGCACCGGTGCGCCGGGCCCGCTCACCGACCGCGGCGTGGACCTGTTGATCGGCATGCGCGAGCTGAACGTCACGCTCGACGTGTCGCACCTGGCCGAGGAGGCCTTCTGGCAGGCCACCGAACTGCAAGGCAAGCTGCTGGCCAGCCACGCCAACGCCCGCGCCCTGGCCGAGGGAGACCGCCAGCTTTCGGACGCGATGCTCGGCCGCGTCCGAGACTGCGGCGGCGTGGTGGGCGTGGTGCTGTACAACCGCTTCTTGCAGGGCGGCTGGGAGCGCGGGATGCCGCGCCTGAGCCTTTCGGCGGTCGAGCGTCAGCTCTCGCACCTCGCCGCACAGCTGGGCTGGGAGCGGGTGGCGCTGGGCTCGGACCTCGACGGCGGCTTCGGGCGCGACCAGGCCCCGCAGGGCATCGAGAGCGTCGCGGACCTGCCGCGCCTGGGCGAACTGGTACCGCAAGAGCATGCCACGGGGCTGCTCGGAGAGAACTGGATACGATGGCTGAAAGCGAATCTGTGAAACTGGACCGCCGCACCCACGCCTTTGACGAGGGCCGCCGCCGCGCCGAGCCGGCCCTGCGGGGCCAGCTCGAGGGCGAGTGGAGCTGGCTGGAAACCCCCCGGCGCGGCGTGGCCGCACGCGGCCGCGTCAGCCTGCGCGCCCGCCCGCAGAGCGAGGCTCCGCAGGTCACCGAAGCCCTGCTGGGCGAAGCGGTGGAAATCCTCGAGGACCTGGGCGAGTGGGTGTGGGTACGCACCCTGCACGACCGCTACCTGGGCTACGCGCGCCGCGCCGAGGTGCTGCTGGGCGGCTTCGAGAACGCGGTGAGCGTCAAGGCCCTGCGCGGTCACGTATACGACGCGCCGCGCGTGCAAGGCGGCATCATCGCCGAGATCGCGCGGGGAGCTTGCCTGCGGGTGCTGCGCGAGGAAGGCGAATGGCGCGAGGTCGCGCTGCCCGACGGACGGCGCGGCTTCGTGTCGGCAGCGGTGTTCGACGAAGTGGCCACGGACCCGCTCGAGTTCGGACAACTGTTGCTAGGCACCCCCTACGTGTGGGGCGGCCGCAGCGCCTGGGGCATCGACTGCTCGGGCCTGAGCCAGCGGGTGTACGCCTTCTGGGGCCGCAGCATTCCGCGCGACGCCGATCAGCAGCAGGCCTTCCTCGAGCCGGTGAACACACCCCAGCCGGGCGACCTGGCCTTCTTTCCCGGGCACGTGGCCGTCTGCCTGGGCGAGGGCCGCATCCTGCACGCCACCTCCACCTACATGCGGGTCGCGATCAACACCCTGGGCGAAGGCGAGTACGGCCAACGCCTCGAGGCCGCCCTGACCGGCTACGGCCGCTGGAGGGACGCATGACCGTCTCGTGGAACACCCGGGTGCTGCACACCAAAAGTCCTTTTGGCATCGCGCGCTGGACCCACTCCGAGTACCCGCGCACCTTCGTGCACTTCGAGCACGGCGGCGTGACCGGACGCGGCGAGGCGGCCCCCAACGCCTTTTACGGCGAGAACCGCGCCACGGTCGAAGCGGCGCTGCCCCCGCTCAGCGCCCACCTGCACGACCCCTGGGACTGGGAGGCGCTCGAGGCAGCCTTGAGCCGCACCTTCCCGCACGGCCACCCCTCGGTGAAGTGCGCGCTCGAGATGGCGGCCCTCGAGGCCTGCGCGCTCGAGGCGGGCCTGCCGGTGTGGAAACTGCTGGGTCTCTCGAGCAAGGCGGTGCCCGAGAGCAGCTACACGATCTCGATCGCCGAGCTGCCCGAGATGGAGCGGCAGGCCCGCGAGGCGACGGCGCAGGGTTACCGCATCCTCAAGGTCAAGCTCGGCACCGATCGCGACGTGCCGATCCTCGAGACGCTGCGCGCCGCGGCCCCGCAGGCCACCTTGCGGGTCGACGCCAACGCCGCCTGGACCCGCAGCCAGGCCAAGCGCATGCTGGCAGTCCTCGAGGCCTGCGGCGTGGAACTGCTCGAGCAGCCGCTGCCCGCCGCGGACCTCGAGGGCCACGCGGAACTGCGCCGGGTGAGCCCGCTGCCGCTGGTCGCCGACGAGTCGTTGCACGACCGCTCGACCGTGCCCGCCCTCGCCCGCGCCTTCGACGCGGTGAACCTCAAGATCGCCAAGCTCGGCGGGCCGCTGCAGGCCCTGCACACCGCCCGCACCGCGCGGGCACTGGGCATGAACGTGATGATCGGCTGCATGATCGAGTCGTCGCTGGGTATTTCTGCCTCGGTGCACCTGGCCGGACTGGCCGACTGGGTGGACCTCGATGGGGCACTGCTGCTGGCCGACGACCCGTACGAGGGCCTCGAGTGGCAGGGCGGGCAGGTCACGCGCCCCACGCAGGCCGGATGGGGCGTGCGGGAGCGCGCGTGATCGTGCAGCGCACGCCGCAGTTCGCGGTGTTCCAGAGTGCGCTGTACCAGACCAACTCGCTGGTGGTGCACCACGCGGGCGCGGTGGTGGTCTTCGATCCGGGTACGCTGCCGCACGAGGTCGAAGAGATCCGCGCCTACACCGAGGCGGTGCGCGACGGGCGGCCGCTGCACCTGGTCTATACTCACGGCGACTGGGACCACGTGATCGGCGACGCGGCCTTTCCTGCAGCACGCCGCGTCGCGAGCGTGGCCTTCGGGCAGCGCGACACCGACGCAGTACTCGGAGAACTACAGGATTTCGACGCGACTTACTACCTGCGCCGGCCCTACCCGCTGCGCTACCCGCAGGCAGACCTTGAGGTCCGCGGCGGCGAGGTGCTCGACCTGGACGGTCTGCGGCTGCGCTTCTTCGCCGCGCCGGGCCACACCCCAGACGGGCTGGTAACCC contains these protein-coding regions:
- the gluQRS gene encoding tRNA glutamyl-Q(34) synthetase GluQRS encodes the protein MMPTGRFAPSPTGRMHLGNARTALLAWLHSRALGARHLLRIEDLDTTRVRPGAEEDILRDLEWLGLTWDGFSRQSDDLAPYAQALERLETYRCNCSRRQVLEAASAPHGREAVYPGTCRHRPPPPEQPAAVRWRTPPGVVCFHDALEGEHCQDLTLEVGDFPLCRADGVFAYHLAVVVDDARFGVTEVLRGCDLLQSTPRQIALQRALGYPTPRYLHVPLMTDYQGQRLAKRGGAPAVAELRTSGYPAPRLLSELAGSLGWAVPPEVRADELIPLWRANLDNRSKL
- a CDS encoding HAD family hydrolase, whose product is MIQAVLFDRDDTLSLTDQDVYRQAAEWLVQRHPNLDIKTALKAMQVQWASTEGRWQLLRTLEDEAAFWDEYYVELAERLGLEPHHGAAVIEAWPYHRFLVPVPGAREVLTELRARGYKVGVLSNTLPNVAVTLEAVGLGDLVDVAISSCTLGVHKPDPQAFLLAAGQLGVTPEEVLFVDDKLENVEAARSVGMQAILIDHHGVGHPEAARSLHEVLAALPA
- a CDS encoding dipeptidase → MLVDAHLDLAWNARRGLDPTLSLSELRARASGDIPTVTFEELRKADVGVVFATLFAEPSVDGGPGYTTPLEARREALAQLEVYQRWQDQGYIRLLGRAEDLTELEALRAREEFPPLGVVLLMEGADPLRDPDDLEFWVRQGLRLLGPAWGRTRYSGGTGAPGPLTDRGVDLLIGMRELNVTLDVSHLAEEAFWQATELQGKLLASHANARALAEGDRQLSDAMLGRVRDCGGVVGVVLYNRFLQGGWERGMPRLSLSAVERQLSHLAAQLGWERVALGSDLDGGFGRDQAPQGIESVADLPRLGELVPQEHATGLLGENWIRWLKANL
- a CDS encoding C40 family peptidase, whose amino-acid sequence is MKLDRRTHAFDEGRRRAEPALRGQLEGEWSWLETPRRGVAARGRVSLRARPQSEAPQVTEALLGEAVEILEDLGEWVWVRTLHDRYLGYARRAEVLLGGFENAVSVKALRGHVYDAPRVQGGIIAEIARGACLRVLREEGEWREVALPDGRRGFVSAAVFDEVATDPLEFGQLLLGTPYVWGGRSAWGIDCSGLSQRVYAFWGRSIPRDADQQQAFLEPVNTPQPGDLAFFPGHVAVCLGEGRILHATSTYMRVAINTLGEGEYGQRLEAALTGYGRWRDA
- a CDS encoding dipeptide epimerase gives rise to the protein MTVSWNTRVLHTKSPFGIARWTHSEYPRTFVHFEHGGVTGRGEAAPNAFYGENRATVEAALPPLSAHLHDPWDWEALEAALSRTFPHGHPSVKCALEMAALEACALEAGLPVWKLLGLSSKAVPESSYTISIAELPEMERQAREATAQGYRILKVKLGTDRDVPILETLRAAAPQATLRVDANAAWTRSQAKRMLAVLEACGVELLEQPLPAADLEGHAELRRVSPLPLVADESLHDRSTVPALARAFDAVNLKIAKLGGPLQALHTARTARALGMNVMIGCMIESSLGISASVHLAGLADWVDLDGALLLADDPYEGLEWQGGQVTRPTQAGWGVRERA
- a CDS encoding MBL fold metallo-hydrolase; translated protein: MIVQRTPQFAVFQSALYQTNSLVVHHAGAVVVFDPGTLPHEVEEIRAYTEAVRDGRPLHLVYTHGDWDHVIGDAAFPAARRVASVAFGQRDTDAVLGELQDFDATYYLRRPYPLRYPQADLEVRGGEVLDLDGLRLRFFAAPGHTPDGLVTLVEPLGLLVAGDYLADVEFPFVHNSAAYLETLRMFAQLFSGGAVSLLVPGHGRPTGDLEEMQARQREALAYLRALRAAVQGGDPAEPERLIAHSPFLRATRAEHERNLERARAEFAQG